One segment of Buteo buteo chromosome 6, bButBut1.hap1.1, whole genome shotgun sequence DNA contains the following:
- the SRSF5 gene encoding serine/arginine-rich splicing factor 5 isoform X1 — translation MSGCRVFIGRLNPAAREKDVERFFKGYGRIRDIDLKRGFGFVEFEDPRDADDAVYELDGKELCSERVTIEHARARSRGRGRGRYSDRFSSRRPRSDRRNAPPVRTENRLIVENLSSRVSWQDLKDFMRQAGEVTFADAHRPKLNEGVVEFASYSDLKNAIEKLSGKEINGRKIKLIEGSKRHSRSRSRSRSRSRSSSRSRSRSRSRSRKSYSRSRSRSRSKSRSVSRSPVPEKSQKRGSSSRSKSPSSVDRQRSRSRSRSVDSGN, via the exons ATGAGCGGCTGCCGCGTCTTCATCGGGAGGCTGAACCCGGCCGCCAGGGAGAAGGATGTGGAGAGGTTCTTCAAGGGATACGGCCGCATCCGGGACATCGATCTGAAgagggggtttgggtttgtg GAGTTTGAGGATCCGAGGGATGCAGATGACGCTGTCTATGAACTGGATGGAAAAGAGCTTTGCAGTGAGAG ggTTACAATTGAGCATGCAAGAGCACGCTCTAGGGGTAGAGGCAGAGGGAGGTACTCTGACCGTTTTAGTAGCCGCCGTCCACGTAGTGACAGGAG aaatgCCCCACCTGTAAGAACAGAAAATCGGCTCATAGTAGAAAATTTGTCTTCCCGAGTCAGCTGGCAG GATCTCAAAGACTTCATGAGACAAGCTGGGGAAGTAACCTTTGCAGATGCACACAGACCTAAGTTAAATGAAGG ggtGGTTGAATTTGCCTCTTACAGTGATTTAAAGAATGCTATTGAAAAGCTTTCTGgtaaagaaattaatggaagGAAAATCAAACTAATTGAAGGCAGCAAAAGGCACAG TAGGTCCAGAAGCAGGTCACGGTCTCGTAGCAGAAGCTCATCCAGGTCTCGTAGCCGTTCCCGTTCCCGCAGCCGCAAGTCTTACAGCAGGTCAAGGAGTAGGAGCCGTAGCAAGTCTCGATCAGTTAGTAGATCTCCAGTGCCAGAGAAGAGCCAGAAACGTGGTTCTTCCAGTAGATCTAAATCCCCGTCATCTGTGGATCGGCAGAGGTCTAGATCGAGGTCCAGATCTGTTGACAGTGGCAACTGA
- the SLC10A1 gene encoding hepatic sodium/bile acid cotransporter yields MNKTKGAFESPELWSPGGTQGTSLTSVAPPFAFGQQATDKALNAILIVVLFVTMVSLGCTMEIDKIATHLRKPKGVAIAIMAQYGIMPLTAFILGKLFQLGTTESLAILICGCCPGGNVSNIFSLALKGDMNLSIVMTTCSTVLAIGLVPLLLYLYSGGLYEGDLEGKVPYKGITTSLVLMLIPCAIGIILNEKKPQYSGFIIKAGMVVLLLSSAAIIVLSVANVGSGIMVIFSPSLLGSSALMPFAGFLLGYVLSAVFKLNDRCRRTVCMETGCQNVQLCSTILKVTFAPEIIGPLYFFPLLYLLFQLGEGLLLILVFRIHDRIKKPSGEYSFAPVFLTLSSPNHICLHIITKELLLSRRRIRLPFNSVTVPNALIQITVKNS; encoded by the exons ATGAACAAGACCAAGGGAGCTTTTGAGAGCCCAGAGCTCTGGAGCCCAGGTGGCACACAGGGCACCTCCTTGACCAGCGTGGCACCACCATTTGCATTTGGCCAACAGGCCACGGACAAAGCCCTGAATGCGATCCTTATTGTGGTCCTCTTCGTCACCATGGTGTCTCTGGGGTGTACGATGGAGATAGACAAGATCGCAACTCACCTCAGGAAACCCAAAGGCGTGGCAATTGCCATAATGGCTCAGTATGGCATCATGCCCTTGACGGCATTCATATTGGGCAAGCTGTTCCAGCTGGGTACTACAGAATCCCTGGCCATCCTTATCTGCGGCTGCTGCCCAGGGGGAAACGTCTCCAACATCTTTAGTCTGGCACTGAAAGGGGACATGAACCTCAG CATTGTAATGACCACATGCTCAACAGTCCTGGCAATTGGACTAGTGCCTCTGCTTCTGTACCTTTACTCGGGAGGACTATACGAGGGTGATTTGGAGGGCAAGGTACCTTACAAAGGAATAACCACCTCTCTGGTGCTAATGCTAATCCCCTGTGCCATTGGCATCATCTTGAATGAGAAGAAACCACAGTACTCTGGCTTTATCATCAAG GCAGGGATGGTTGTGCTTCTACTGTCATCTGCTGCAATAATCGTTCTGTCTGTGGCCAATGTGGGAAGCGGTATCATGGTCATCTTCTCACCATCCCTCCTGGGATCTTCTGCCTTGATGCCTTTTGCTGGATTCCTGCTGGGCTATGTTCTCTCTGCAGTTTTCAAGCTTAATGACCG ATGCAGGCGGACAGTGTGCATGGAAACTGGCTGCCAAAATGTACAGCTTTGCTCGACGATCCTCAAGGTCACCTTCGCCCCAGAAATCATCGGCCCCCTGTACTTCTTCCCACTGCTCTACTTGCTGTTCCAGCTTGGAGAGGGACTTCTGCTCATCCTGGTCTTTAGGATCCATGACAGAATAAAGAAACCAAGCGGCGAGTACAGCTTTGCTCCTGTATTTCTTACCCTTTCCAGTCCAAATCACATATGCTTACATATAATTACCAAGGAATTGCTACTTTCTAGGCGCAGAATCAGGTTGCCCTTTAACTCAGTTACTGTACCCAATGCATTAATACAAATCACAGTCAAAAATTCATAG
- the SRSF5 gene encoding serine/arginine-rich splicing factor 5 isoform X2, whose translation MSGCRVFIGRLNPAAREKDVERFFKGYGRIRDIDLKRGFGFVEFEDPRDADDAVYELDGKELCSERVTIEHARARSRGRGRGRYSDRFSSRRPRSDRRNAPPVRTENRLIVENLSSRVSWQDLKDFMRQAGEVTFADAHRPKLNEGVVEFASYSDLKNAIEKLSGKEINGRKIKLIEGSKRHRSRSRSRSRSRSSSRSRSRSRSRSRKSYSRSRSRSRSKSRSVSRSPVPEKSQKRGSSSRSKSPSSVDRQRSRSRSRSVDSGN comes from the exons ATGAGCGGCTGCCGCGTCTTCATCGGGAGGCTGAACCCGGCCGCCAGGGAGAAGGATGTGGAGAGGTTCTTCAAGGGATACGGCCGCATCCGGGACATCGATCTGAAgagggggtttgggtttgtg GAGTTTGAGGATCCGAGGGATGCAGATGACGCTGTCTATGAACTGGATGGAAAAGAGCTTTGCAGTGAGAG ggTTACAATTGAGCATGCAAGAGCACGCTCTAGGGGTAGAGGCAGAGGGAGGTACTCTGACCGTTTTAGTAGCCGCCGTCCACGTAGTGACAGGAG aaatgCCCCACCTGTAAGAACAGAAAATCGGCTCATAGTAGAAAATTTGTCTTCCCGAGTCAGCTGGCAG GATCTCAAAGACTTCATGAGACAAGCTGGGGAAGTAACCTTTGCAGATGCACACAGACCTAAGTTAAATGAAGG ggtGGTTGAATTTGCCTCTTACAGTGATTTAAAGAATGCTATTGAAAAGCTTTCTGgtaaagaaattaatggaagGAAAATCAAACTAATTGAAGGCAGCAAAAGGCACAG GTCCAGAAGCAGGTCACGGTCTCGTAGCAGAAGCTCATCCAGGTCTCGTAGCCGTTCCCGTTCCCGCAGCCGCAAGTCTTACAGCAGGTCAAGGAGTAGGAGCCGTAGCAAGTCTCGATCAGTTAGTAGATCTCCAGTGCCAGAGAAGAGCCAGAAACGTGGTTCTTCCAGTAGATCTAAATCCCCGTCATCTGTGGATCGGCAGAGGTCTAGATCGAGGTCCAGATCTGTTGACAGTGGCAACTGA
- the SRSF5 gene encoding serine/arginine-rich splicing factor 5 isoform X3: MSGCRVFIGRLNPAAREKDVERFFKGYGRIRDIDLKRGFGFVEFEDPRDADDAVYELDGKELCSERVTIEHARARSRGRGRGRYSDRFSSRRPRSDRRNAPPVRTENRLIVENLSSRVSWQPICVVGLMTRSACGLS, from the exons ATGAGCGGCTGCCGCGTCTTCATCGGGAGGCTGAACCCGGCCGCCAGGGAGAAGGATGTGGAGAGGTTCTTCAAGGGATACGGCCGCATCCGGGACATCGATCTGAAgagggggtttgggtttgtg GAGTTTGAGGATCCGAGGGATGCAGATGACGCTGTCTATGAACTGGATGGAAAAGAGCTTTGCAGTGAGAG ggTTACAATTGAGCATGCAAGAGCACGCTCTAGGGGTAGAGGCAGAGGGAGGTACTCTGACCGTTTTAGTAGCCGCCGTCCACGTAGTGACAGGAG aaatgCCCCACCTGTAAGAACAGAAAATCGGCTCATAGTAGAAAATTTGTCTTCCCGAGTCAGCTGGCAG CCTATCTGTGTCGTTGGCCTTATGACGAGGAGTGCCTGTGGGTTATCCTAA